In one Plasmodium falciparum 3D7 genome assembly, chromosome: 14 genomic region, the following are encoded:
- a CDS encoding YL1 nuclear protein, putative, whose product MTKKRGDGVKSISFVLEKESNNIMFDKINEEQDETEEESEMNVDESSENEYLENVSEENESGDNQTGENDSEEEDSEEDEDYELKNYGIALELPQRKNRGKNMKKLIGEDLEKDEQFWNDSIWEEEEIDEEYVNSEGEDEYVDITDSDFDDDEDNEEDEEEEVDDDEQNKRGARRHSIEYEERKNNNKKNFAYLEKLKKEKQNKIMKYNLMKQKQNELKKNKQLISNKSKKSEDDAEEEQKEEVIKTKEQLKEERRLKKKKKLEQAYLYLNRSTRDTTRRKTEYMEKVFEMRKIKKENRFKKFGARRREKKNMQREMTREERLEEAKITEQYNIQSLLQLQAWEEEKKKYIENKKVIHYKPQNVFISFKYSKDNIFPTNEKLTYTQNLYDYYLYNENRTIKNDIMNQVKKEINVNIINNKQIVKVEQELHNNHEENINSQKKNSSMSINIPPPIIPDNKEKQINNDKNTILSNRNLNDNTNDYPNDYPNDYPNDNTKDEEKNGLILNPMNLENLDQCEDLNIQYLSQIDDINFDNLNKNKSNNNNNNNILNSNNENMYDDNKNKSNVLNQDIKKNKILAIPNYEEKQYYIVTNENELNIYSNFNDQKDNIKELKNQKQEKQKICAITNLEGKYFDPLTQQYYNNAEAFKKLRLYYHQISYNNLNKDICLTVKHFKNKLAEIEQYVNSNNNHNSCNDIPCNNNVKH is encoded by the coding sequence atgacaaaaaaaagaggAGATGGAGTTAAGAGCATAAGTTTTGTCCTAGAAAAGGAAtcgaataatattatgtttgataaaattaatgaagAACAAGATGAAACTGAAGAAGAATCTGAAATGAATGTAGACGAGTCAAGTGAGAATGAGTATCTTGAAAATGTATCTGAAGAGAACGAATCTGGTGATAATCAAACAGGCGAGAATGATTCCGAGGAAGAGGACTCAGAAGAAGATGAGGATTATGAACTAAAAAATTATGGAATAGCCCTCGAGTTACCTCAACGAAAAAATCGAGgtaaaaatatgaagaaacTTATCGGTGAAGATTTAGAAAAAGATGAACAATTTTGGAATGATAGCATATgggaagaagaagaaatagaTGAAGAATATGTGAATTCAGAAGGAGAAGACGAATATGTTGATATTACAGACTCCGAttttgatgatgatgaagataatgaaGAAGACGAAGAGGAAGAAGttgatgatgatgaacaAAACAAACGTGGTGCTCGTAGACATAGTATCGAATATgaagaaaggaaaaataataataaaaaaaattttgcatatttagaaaaattaaaaaaagaaaaacaaaacaaaataatgaaatacaATTTAatgaaacaaaaacaaaatgaactaaaaaaaaataaacaattgatttctaataaatcaaaaaaatcaGAAGATGATGCTGAAGAAGAACAAAAAGAAGAAGTaattaaaacaaaagaacaattaaaagaagaaagaagattaaaaaaaaaaaaaaaactagaACAggcttatttatatttaaatagaTCTACTAGAGATACAACAAGAAGAAAAACGGAATATATGGAAAAAGTTTTTgaaatgagaaaaataaaaaaagagaatcgttttaaaaaatttggtGCAAgaagaagagaaaaaaaaaatatgcaaAGAGAAATGACAAGAGAAGAAAGATTAGAAGAAGCCAAAATTACAGAACAATATAATATCCAATCCTTATTACAATTACAAGCATgggaagaagaaaaaaaaaaatatatagaaaataaaaaagtaatacattataaaccacaaaatgtatttattagTTTTAAATATTCGAAAGATAACATATTTCCAactaatgaaaaattaacatatactcaaaatttatatgattattacctatataatgaaaataggACAATAAAGAATGATATAATGAATCaagtaaaaaaagaaataaatgttaatataattaataacaaACAAATAGTAAAAGTTGAACAAGAATTACATAATAAtcatgaagaaaatataaatagtcaaaagaaaaattctTCTATGTCAATTAATATTCCCCCCCCAATAATTCCAGATAATAAAGAGaaacaaattaataatgataagaaCACAATTTTGTCAAATCGaaatttaaatgataatacaaatgattaTCCAAATGATTATCCAAATGATTATCCAAATGATAATACaaaagatgaagaaaaaaatggacTTATCTTAAATCCAATGAATTTGGAGAATTTAGACCAATGTGAAgatttaaatatacaatatcTAAGTCAAATAgatgatataaattttgataatttaaataaaaataaatctaataataataataataataatatattaaattctaataatgaaaatatgtatgatgataataaaaataagtcaaatgtattaaatcaagatattaagaaaaacaaaattttagCTATTCCAAATTATGAAGAgaaacaatattatattgtcACCAATGAAAATGAGCTAAACATTTATAGTAATTTTAATGATCAAAAAGATAacataaaagaattaaaaaatcaaaaacaagaaaaacaaaaaatttgtGCTATAACCAATTTAGAAGGTAAATATTTTGACCCCCTAACACAACAATATTACAATAATGCAGAggcatttaaaaaattacgtttatattatcatcaaatATCAtacaataatttaaataaggATATATGTCTAACAGTCAAACATTTCAAAAACAAATTAGCCGAAATAGAACAATACgtaaatagtaataataatcataatagtTGTAATGATATAccttgtaataataatgtgaaaCATTAA
- a CDS encoding zinc finger protein, putative, giving the protein MEKINDKAILEKISDITGNTTKNTLLSFKKKKKKKKKKNVDVSGDKTKKIKNKKINKTENTFDNFKYEPKKETCKFFFKKGKCIHNDKCTYSHDVIPIYKISKLCKFLVKGTCHKQNCIFSHDYQLFYCRNNVIYNSCHNPACKFKHVKIDNSINNADEYNKEVDNVLTKDDKIRFLYNNKNYIMELLIHKYHTFDNTDHKINIDNLIKKNNYPWFINGIIDIIKLDFKYNKADSFFKLINIAKNNQNNNLKSYMDNSANQNDQNNDLTNNTNVNNQDIKSSQPSIKDGEFKNNNDNQNGDNKLENNVEQNFDDYNFYSSEEEDYTQYLNKYFDMDT; this is encoded by the exons atggaaaaaataaacgACAAGGCCATTTTAGAGAAAATATCTGACATAACAG gAAATACAACCAAGAATACTCTTCTTagctttaaaaaaaagaagaaaaaaaaaaaaaaaaaaaatgtagatgTAAGCGGAGATAAAacgaaaaagataaaaaataaaaaaattaacaagaCAGAAAACACTtttgataattttaaatatgaaccaaaaaaagaaacatgtaaatttttttttaaaaaagggaAATGTATACATAATGATAAATGTACTTATTCACATGATGTTAttccaatatataaaatatcaaaGTTATGTAAATTTTTAGTTAAAGGTACATGTCATAAACAAAATTGTATCTTTTCTCATGATTATCAACTTTTTTATTGTCGtaataatgttatatataattcatgtCATAATCCTGCATGTAAATTTAAACATGTAAAAATAGATAATAGTATTAATAATGcagatgaatataataaagaagtaGATAATGTTCTAACAAAAGATGATAAAATTAGatttctttataataataaaaattatataatggaGTTATTAATTCATAAATATCATACTTTTGATAATACggatcataaaataaatatagataatttaataaaaaaaaataattatccaTGGTTTATTAATGGAATTATAGATATTATTAAGTTAgactttaaatataataaagcagatagtttttttaaattaataaatatagccaaaaataatcaaaataataatttaaaatcaTACATGGATAATTCTGCTAATCAAAATGATCAAAATAATGATCTTACAAATAACACAAATGTCAATAATCAAGATATTAAATCATCACAGCCGTCAATAAAAGATGGGGaattcaaaaataataatgataatcaaAATGGGGATAACAAATTAGAAAATAATGTGGAACAAAATTTCGATGACTATAATTTCTATTCAAGTGAAGAAGAAGATTATACGCAGTACTTGAATAAGTACTTTGACATGGACACATAA
- a CDS encoding zinc finger protein, putative: MALSTRKKKNPRNTIKSKILKTRKRKRDYDQVYNDYFNEPELPLDENKKGCGQFKCFACDIYFINNDAKIQHEKSKKHKRRVKQLNQEKAHTYKDALRAAEITF, from the exons a tGGCATTATCaacaagaaaaaagaaaaatccaCGTAATACTATAAAGAGTAAAATTCTAAAAACaaggaaaaggaaaagagACTACGATCAAg taTATAATGATTACTTCAATGAACCAGAACTTCCTTtggatgaaaataaaaaaggatgCG gACAATTTAAATGCTTCGCTTgtgatatttattttataaataacgACGCAAAAATACAACatgaaaaatcaaaaaaacaCAAAAGAAGAGTGAAACAATTAAACCAAGAAAAAGCACATACCTac aaggACGCACTGAGGGCTGCAGAAATAaccttttaa
- a CDS encoding serine/threonine protein phosphatase UIS2, putative, producing the protein MNILNLFICCLSITLLKFIEWEQYNYDCVVAINKKNSIIKNERILDEYENINNSENEEDEYEDYLDDKGSNEFEQVNYKYLDYVNFTIVKSQSTYQHAVNELFVFLGSQYSTDEKIVVHVKLIDILSLLFVHYRDNLSNFEHIINSFQDRNKLMNSVEGEYFREFIDERDNYIFDVKNTYYNSQYVNKEKETILNKKKTIYEIFQKNWKTDGYRFYSVKNKKKYYYPRKINLDEPRKRKHKKKKKQKNIKCVNMVCKPLKIEYKSLNKPVNSPVDDNTDVKTMKGEQHIKGQAEDKNHVVQGIENVQQEKKEIMDRIDIQNEIQNQVQNDIENEIEYELKNDDNNNNIEESDVMKSYKNQICNADENRTSNVGYVRENSIGPGIAYRMRKDFFLKDSSFNVITLINSITSNRDNKVVTKLHEGLTKLGITTIEHLIRYTNILAIFFSYDIFDELYLQIKLVKEYFGLIKYKPNILDTEENEYVVGKKTFYGKYNMIDDEVFVSPNCLSAYCKLKSVWMQNRNITVKVEKSTTNSLKIMMLGDIGQGFEEEKNFDVQNIYNFMGFNELKSTVQSMKKWHLENNADFVINLGDNIPNDGSYNFIGNFQWHRLMRELFVFKKKSEKQVHKDLGTNTLSAESIANFYNDKIKEMNEGNYENHINYYNDKNLHKIKAQNENNEKENLNDNSIKMNNAKGTSSKINDLQNVSNTNPYKIEVVDHTKLVESNTSINEKEEKSISSVEERANLYEDDEENDEEEDSNEFASEAIPFYSVLGEKDYFYFPSEQIQEHYSKRIPGYFMPNNYYCVNYDFTYNPVKKNVNGDEDDDDDEEEEEGDSGTDRKVKTQEKFRASFIFIDTWALMVGFPIIRNYRAFREQFNWLSKTLYESAKKSDWIFVVGHHPLISSGRRSDNYSYEEHSFHDIIRDFLFNYHVDAYFSAHDHLMEYIKFGSVDLFINGSSSRVLFDNSSMGRGYFGKIIGKLYPLSCYVLKTIHTGLKPKGCNINRYSKWYNKSDIGFSTHKLTKDELVTQFISSRTGKPLSEKIITKNKKHERKKFYDLDGFAEDRIKELEKKIIDFSVNNPDLINYKIQEFNENIEKLNLIIKKLKTKEEKEIFKELIQMNNLIFDVSDHLDNVPIEKLKIMSELVSKYNIFFNKELAGFIVAALERAIQMERKKPHSSDENGSLNDEDKNLIELIESLGYQPEEFLQKYESMTSEQKVALKNKIGRNISLEDYVNRIKFYVEKKKKEKEKNGNEQEEAEEETEVVEEIDELKEMEKKRKESEGDITGEDENEIKEEQKDNEKEDETYEEYLDESQYNDEEIPLVKQVHKDFKKLANQEKKLSEQKYILLMLASMRKFDIKKYALNLSTKKERIKDVTTSNYLSNIEPRKTFFQLCIELPPDIKRIINNFGGVGKRLPFFNFINKLYDEIIKLKDSLNRISR; encoded by the exons atgaatatattaaatcttTTTATATGTTGTCTTTCTATTACCCTGTTAAAGTTTATTGAATGGGAACAATATAATTACGACTGTGTTGTAGCAATAAATAAGAAGAATAGTATTATAAAGAATGAAAGAATTCTAgatgaatatgaaaatattaataattccgaaaatgaagaagatgaatATGAAGATTATTTAGATGATAAAGGGTCCAATGAATTTGAACAAGTGAATTACAAATATTTAGATTATGTAAATTTTACTATTGTTAAAAGTCAGAGTACGTATCAACATGCTgtaaatgaattatttgtatttttaggATCCCAATATAGTACAGATGAAAAGATTGTAGTACATGTAAAATTGATTGATATATTATCCcttttatttgttcattatAGAGATAATTTAAGTAATTTTGAACACATTATAAATAGTTTTCAAGatagaaataaattaatGAATTCTGTTGAAGGGGAATATTTCCGTGAATTTATTGATGAACgggataattatatatttgatgtaaaaaatacatattataactctcaatatgtaaataaagaaaaagaaaccatattgaataaaaaaaaaaccatcTATGAAATATTCCAAAAAAATTGGAAAACGGATGGTTATCGTTTTTATAgtgttaaaaataaaaaaaaatattattatccaaGAAAAATTAATCTTGATGAACCAAGAAAACGAAAacacaaaaagaaaaaaaagcaaaaaaatatcaaatgTGTTAATATGGTATGTAAACCTTTAAAAATTGAATATAAAAGTTTAAACAAACCTGTTAATAGTCCTGTAGATGATAATACTGATGTTAAAACTATGAAAGGAGAACAACACATTAAAGGACAAGCTGAAGATAAAAATCATGTAGTACAAGGAATAGAAAATGTACAAcaggaaaaaaaagaaattatggACAGAATTGATATTCAAAATGAAATACAAAATCAAGTACAAAATGatatagaaaatgaaataGAATATGAActtaaaaatgatgataataataataatatagaagagAGTGATGTTAtgaaatcatataaaaatcaaaTATGCAATGCTGACGAAAATAGAACATCAAATGTTGGTTATGTTAGAGAAAATAGTATAGGTCCAGGAATTGCTTATCGTATGAGAAAAGATTTCTTCTTAAAAGATTCTTCATTTAATGTTATAACCCTTATAAACTCCATAACATCAAATAGAGATAATAAGGTTGTTACAAAATTACATGAAGGATTAACTAAATTAGGTATAACGACTATTGAACATTTAATTAGATACACGAACATTTTAGCTATATTTTTCTCGTATGATATTTTTGATGAATTGTATTTACAAATTAAATTAGTAAAAGAATATTTCGgacttataaaatataaacctAATATTTTAGATactgaagaaaatgaatatgTAGTAGgtaaaaaaacattttatggaaaatataatatgattgaTGATGAAGTGTTCGTATCTCCTAATTGTTTAAGTGCTTATTGTAAGTTGAAATCTGTATGGATGcaaaatagaaatattacAGTAAAAGTGGAAAAAAGTACTACTAATAGTTTGAAAATTATGATGTTAGGAGATATCGGACAAGGttttgaagaagaaaaaaattttgacGTTCAGAATATTTATAACTTTATGGGTtttaatgaattaaaaaGTACTGTTCAAAGTATGAAAAAATGGCATTTAGAAAATAATGCAGATTTTGTTATTAATTTAGGTGACAATATACCTAATGATGGTAGCTACAATTTTATTGGAAACTTCCAATGGCACCGATTAATGAGAGAATTGtttgtatttaaaaaaaaaagtgaaaaaCAAGTTCATAAGGATTTAGGAACGAATACATTAAGTGCTGAAAGTATAgctaatttttataatgataaaataaaagaaatgaatgAAGGCAATTATGAAAATcacataaattattataatgataagaatttacataaaattaaagcccaaaatgaaaataatgaaaaggaaaatttaaatgataatagCATTAAGATGAATAATGCTAAAGGTACAAGTAGTAAAATTAATGATTTACAAAACGTTTCTAATACGAATCCATATAAAATTGAGGTTGTAGATCATACAAAGCTTGTAGAGTCTAATACTTCTATTAAcgaaaaggaagaaaaatcTATAAGCTCCGTAGAAGAACGTGCGAATTTATATGAAGATGATGAGgaaaatgatgaagaagaagattCTAATGAATTTGCATCCGAAGCTATACCATTTTATTCTGTATTAGGTGAGAAAGATTATTTCTATTTCCCAAGTGAACAAATTCAAGAACATTATTCTAAACGAATCCCTGGATATTTTATGcctaataattattattgtgtCAATTAtgattttacatataatccTGTTAAGAAAAACGTAAATGGTGATGAAgacgatgatgatgatgaagaagaagaggAAGGAGATAGTGGTACAGATAGAAAAGTAAAGACTCAAGAAAAATTTAGagcttcttttatatttattgataCATGGGCATTAATGGTTGGATTTCcaataataagaaattatCGTGCATTCCGTGAACAATTTAATTGGTTAAGTAAGACATTATATGAAAGTGCTAAAAAGAGTGATTGGATTTTTGTTGTTGGTCATCATCCATTAATTTCAAGTGGTAGAAGATCtgataattattcatatgaagAACATTCGTTCCATGATATTATTAGAGATTTCTTATTTAATTACCATGTAGATGCATATTTTAGTGCTCATGACCATTTaatggaatatataaaatttggtAGTGTAGACTTATTTATTAATGGATCTTCATCTAGAGTGTTATTTGATAATTCTAGCATGGGAAGAGGTTATTTTGGAAAAATTATAGGAAAATTATATCCACTAAGTTGTTATGTTTTAAAAACTATACATACTGGATTGAAACCTAAAGGTTGTAATATCAATAGATATTCCAAATGGTATAACAAATCAGATATAGGTTTCAGTACGCACAAATTGACAAAAGATGAATTAGTTACACAATTTATTAGTAGTAGAACTGGAAAACCTCTTAGCGAAAagattattacaaaaaataaaaaacatgaGAGAAAGAAGTTTTATGATTTGGATGGATTTGCAGAAGACAGAATAAAAGaattagaaaagaaaataattgaTTTTAGTGTAAATAATCcagatttaataaattataaaattcaagaatttaatgaaaatatagaaaagcttaatttaattataaaaaaattgaaaacaaaggaagaaaaagaaatattcaaAGAATTGATCCAaatgaataatttaatttttgatGTATCTGATCACCTTGATAACGTTCCtattgaaaaattaaaaattatgagcGAACTGgtttcaaaatataatatcttcTTTAATAAGGAATTGGCTGGTTTTATTGTAGCAGCTTTAGAAAGAGCAATCCAAATGGAAAGAAAGAAACCACATAGCTCAG ATGAAAATGGATCACTAAATGATGAGGATAAGAATCTCATAGAATTAATTGAATCTTTGGGATATCAACCAGAGgaatttttacaaaaatatgaaaGTATGACAAGTGAACAAAAAGTGGctttaaaaaacaaaattggTAGAAATATATCATTGGAGGATTATGTAAAtagaataaaattttatgtagaaaagaagaaaaaagaaaaggaaaaaaatggTAATGAACAAGAAGAAGCTGAAGAGGAAACGGAAGTAGTTGAAGAAATTGATGAATTGAaagaaatggaaaaaaaaagaaaagaaagtgAAGGTGATATTACTGGTGAagatgaaaatgaaataaaggAAGAACAAAAggataatgaaaaagaagatgAAACATATGAAGAATATTTAGATGAATCACAatataatgatgaagaaatTCCATTAGTTAAACAAGTACATAaggattttaaaaaattagctaatcaagaaaaaaaattaagtgaacagaaatatattcttttaatgtTAGCTTCTATGAGAAAAtttgatattaaaaaatatgcatTAAACCTATCAACCAAAAAAGAACGTATTAAAGATGTTACGACTTCTAACTATTTATCTAATATAGAACCACGTAAAACGTTTTTCCAACTATGTATTGAATTACCACCagatattaaaagaattataaataacTTTGGTGGAGTAGGAAAAAGATTGCCcttctttaattttattaacaaattatatgatgaaataataaaattaaaagattcCCTTAATAGAATATCAAGGTAA
- a CDS encoding ATP synthase (C/AC39) subunit, putative, with the protein MELCFYNSKNGYLEALLRGFRSSFLTPEEYKKLTEADTLEDLKSVLEDTDYGTFMMDEPSPIAVTTIAQKCKEKMAHEFNYIRAQAEEPLRTFLDYIAKEKMIDNVISLIQGTLNKKPADELLSRVDPLGYFPQMKAITTMDVQNSYDDVLKVLLIETPIGSYFDQYISANSSNENNNVTTILSDMDIEILRNTLKKAWLEDFYNFIRKLGGKTEEVMGHILKSVADFRVLSVTLNTMNSSLSLELQKDRNDMFPCFGYLYPEGTDRIRKCWNNETVQAALEHYPTYYNLYEECKQFYMKNDNANENKIVDHKIKSLEDILYVKLVKLCETAFDQHCHFGIFYAWVKLKEQEIRNIVWISDMILMNRKDCIDSIVPIFEPHI; encoded by the coding sequence ATGGagttatgtttttataattcaaaaaatggCTATTTGGAAGCCTTATTAAGAGGTTTTCGTAGTAGTTTTTTAACACcagaagaatataaaaaattaactgAAGCGGACACATTGGAAGATTTAAAGTCTGTGTTAGAGGACACAGACTATGGTACTTTTATGATGGATGAACCTTCTCCAATTGCCGTAACAACTATTGCTCAAAaatgtaaagaaaaaatggcacatgaatttaattatataagagCTCAAGCAGAAGAACCTTTAAGAACATTTTTAGATTATATAGCAAAGGAAAAAATGATTGATAATGTTATAAGTTTAATTCAAGGaactttaaataaaaaaccaGCAGATGAATTATTATCACGAGTAGATCCTTTAGGTTATTTTCCACAAATGAAAGCTATAACTACAATGGATGTTCAAAATTCATATGATGATGTTTTAAAAGTTTTATTAATTGAAACTCCTATAGGATCATATTTTGATCAATATATTTCAGCGAATTCTtctaatgaaaataataatgttaccACTATACTTAGCGATATGGATATTGAAATATTGAGAAATACTTTAAAAAAAGCTTGGTTAGAAGAtttctataattttataagaaaATTAGGAGGAAAAACTGAAGAAGTAATGggacatatattaaaaagtgtAGCGGACTTTCGTGTACTTTCTGTTACTTTAAATACTATGAATTCTAGCTTAAGTCTAGAATTACAAAAAGATAGAAATGATATGTTCCCATGTTTTGGTTATTTATACCCTGAAGGTACAGATCGAATAAGAAAATGTTGGAATAATGAAACTGTTCAAGCCGCATTAGAACATTATCCAACTTATTATAATCTTTATGAAGAATGTAAacaattttatatgaaaaacgATAATgctaatgaaaataaaattgtagatcataaaattaaatcattggaagatatattatatgttaaacTTGTCAAATTATGTGAAACGGCTTTTGACCAACATTGTCATTTTGGAATCTTTTATGCTTGGGTCAAATTAAAGGAACAAGAAATTAGAAATATTGTATGGATATCAGATATGATTTTAATGAATAGGAAAGATTGTATTGATAGTATTGTTCCTATATTTGAACCACATatctaa